A region from the Phycisphaerales bacterium genome encodes:
- a CDS encoding amino acid permease: MLTIENRPRNLSWLHAGPLLFGDWGTSRLYVLGLAFYYTGHASVWFLLAMSVIMVIVAGGYTVVCRCFPDGGGVYTAARQVNPTLSVIGATLLLCGYIITASLSVVEGFHYAGLAHEWVVPASIVTIAVIGIINWLGARWAGRFALVIAIAAVAVSAVIGAMCLPMLPAGVKSMTFNVDGVTRVGERWESLVRIILALSGVEAVANMTGLMKKPVARTAKRTIWPVLIEVVLLNMVFGVALNAMPGRLDTTTPDYVAYEIRQDIEPEDVPRDVRQYRDTAVKMLATHTAGEMFGLHAGQTVGVVAGIVFGMLLLSAVNTAVMAMVSVKYSLAQDGELPRALTRLNYSGVPWVGLIVAVVLPSVVLLLISDAKALGELYAIGVVGAIAINFLSCAVNRGLDITTWERRGLWIMGVFMSLVEITIIVRKPMATLFAGVMVISVLAIRFGLRSLRPREGEPVAAPSEGWLAALRAAPAKMPADAPRIMLAARGQEQAEFAVDLAKKRGGVLFAIYVRTMRLIDVAPGQLPRVESDPQAQKSLGTVAVLAQQSGVPFFPIYVVSPTVAEEILDYTVTYGCDTLIMGKSQRTLFARRVSGDVVAKVAETLPDEVSLVLRATKLMAHEVQATAAHPASVAGVQASSTTDEDDVGHA, encoded by the coding sequence ATGCTGACGATCGAGAATCGCCCGAGGAATCTCTCCTGGCTTCACGCCGGGCCGCTGCTATTTGGGGATTGGGGGACGAGCCGTCTGTATGTGCTCGGCTTGGCGTTCTACTACACCGGGCACGCGTCGGTGTGGTTCCTGCTGGCGATGTCGGTGATCATGGTGATCGTGGCGGGCGGGTACACGGTGGTCTGTCGGTGCTTTCCCGACGGCGGCGGGGTGTACACGGCGGCGCGGCAAGTGAACCCGACGCTCTCGGTGATCGGGGCGACGCTGCTCTTGTGCGGCTACATCATCACGGCATCGCTCTCGGTGGTGGAGGGGTTTCACTATGCGGGGCTCGCGCACGAGTGGGTGGTGCCGGCCTCGATCGTAACGATCGCGGTGATCGGCATCATCAACTGGCTCGGGGCGCGATGGGCGGGACGGTTCGCCCTCGTGATCGCGATCGCGGCCGTGGCTGTCTCGGCGGTGATCGGGGCGATGTGCCTTCCGATGCTCCCCGCGGGTGTCAAGTCGATGACATTCAACGTGGACGGCGTGACCAGGGTCGGGGAGCGATGGGAGTCGCTGGTTCGCATCATCCTCGCGCTCAGCGGCGTCGAGGCGGTCGCCAATATGACGGGCCTGATGAAGAAGCCTGTGGCGCGGACGGCCAAGCGCACCATCTGGCCGGTGCTCATCGAGGTCGTGCTGCTCAATATGGTCTTCGGGGTCGCACTCAACGCGATGCCCGGACGCCTGGACACGACGACGCCCGACTATGTCGCGTATGAGATTCGTCAGGACATCGAACCCGAGGATGTGCCGAGGGATGTGCGTCAGTATCGCGACACGGCGGTGAAGATGCTCGCCACGCACACGGCCGGAGAGATGTTCGGTCTCCACGCGGGGCAGACCGTCGGTGTCGTCGCTGGGATCGTCTTTGGGATGTTGCTACTCTCGGCGGTGAACACGGCGGTGATGGCGATGGTCTCGGTGAAGTACTCGCTGGCGCAGGACGGCGAGTTGCCTCGCGCGCTGACACGACTGAACTATTCGGGCGTGCCCTGGGTCGGGCTGATCGTCGCCGTGGTCCTGCCCAGCGTGGTGCTGCTCTTGATCTCCGACGCGAAGGCGCTGGGCGAGTTGTACGCGATCGGCGTGGTGGGCGCGATCGCAATCAACTTTCTGTCGTGCGCGGTGAATCGCGGGCTGGATATCACCACGTGGGAGCGGCGTGGGCTGTGGATCATGGGCGTCTTCATGTCGCTCGTGGAGATCACGATCATTGTCCGAAAGCCCATGGCGACGCTCTTCGCGGGCGTGATGGTGATCTCGGTGCTCGCGATTCGATTCGGGCTGCGGTCGCTTCGTCCCAGGGAGGGAGAGCCGGTCGCCGCGCCGAGCGAGGGATGGCTCGCGGCGCTCAGGGCCGCGCCGGCGAAGATGCCCGCGGATGCGCCACGGATCATGCTCGCCGCACGCGGGCAGGAGCAGGCGGAGTTTGCTGTGGACCTCGCGAAGAAGCGTGGCGGCGTGCTCTTTGCGATCTATGTGCGCACGATGCGATTGATCGACGTGGCGCCCGGGCAGTTGCCACGGGTCGAGAGCGATCCGCAGGCGCAGAAGTCGCTGGGGACGGTGGCGGTGCTCGCCCAGCAGTCAGGCGTCCCATTCTTCCCGATCTATGTGGTCTCGCCGACGGTCGCCGAGGAGATTCTCGATTACACGGTGACGTATGGCTGCGACACGCTGATCATGGGCAAGAGCCAGCGGACGCTCTTTGCGCGGCGAGTGTCGGGGGACGTGGTCGCGAAGGTTGCCGAGACTCTGCCCGATGAGGTCTCGCTGGTGCTCCGTGCGACGAAACTCATGGCCCACGAGGTCCAGGCGACGGCGGCTCACCCGGCAAGCGTGGCCGGCGTGCAGGCCTCTTCCACGACGGACGAGGATGACGTCGGTCACGCCTGA
- the uvrA gene encoding excinuclease ABC subunit UvrA — MSTKSVPRRVRASEPSQSSAESASDGVVEAKPVSRRAMPESRTKARPDSKSIVVRGAREHNLKNIDVTIPRDQLVVITGLSGSGKSSLAFDTIFAEGQRKYMESLSAYARQFLEQLKKPDVDEVEGVPPTIAIEQRSGTGTPRSTVATTTEIYDYLRLLFARCGRPHSWAVTKAKKDGTPTARSGVPISATSSTQIVDSLVARLAESGGSASGVTKTRLGEAGHQGTRLMILAPVVRGKKGFHREVLEELTQQGWTRARVNAAIVDLRDVLKEPGENPLNLGRYEKHTIEAVVDRLSMDASPDAGSRQRLAESIEAALRLGEGGVVTVSMESPGAKGAEWRDTTYSTRFADPDHPEVALEELAPRLFSFNSPFGACPTCNGLGTAVEFDESLIVPDNSVLLNEGAIAPWNKNGAWRGWFNRKLRKFCAQFGGSMQRPIGDLTKDQRQILLYGEPDAAGGGAKPRKQSWGKRKKNWPGVIPEISEWWKTSESDNVKEFLGRFLSQKPCASCLGDRLKIEALHVLLASTHKADMKKAASEAVIGRPKHDGTMLNIAELSRLTIPDAAEFLERVVLSEEQSKIAEPILKEINNRLRFLRGVGLEYLSLDRRTATLSGGEAQRIRLASQVGSGLVGACYVLDEPTIGLHQRDNDRLIATLRHLADIGNTVLVVEHDEDMIRAADHVLDIGPGPGVHGGRVVAQGTIEEICETEGSFTGDYLSGRKSIDVPKSRRDVSESKAVVVKGASENNLKGIDVAFPLGGLVCVTGVSGSGKSTLVTDILLQSARKHITGSRVTPGKHKSVKWPKSLDRVIEVDQTPIGRTPRSNPATYTGIFDEIRKVFVTTKEAKIRGYKPGRFSFNVPSTRGGGRCEACQGQGLKKIEMHFLPDVYVECEVCRGKRYNRETLEVKYRGQSIADVLDMTVEKAVGFFENHPKIARFLKCLHDVGLDYLQLGQPSTTLSGGEAQRIKLASELGKTAGAYAAVALTSSDTDTDDADAHDSGSDDADLIELESDDEESTPTRSRLPRAGSSGSTLYILDEPTTGLHFEDIRKLVEVFDRLADAGNTLVVIEHNLDVIKRADWLIDLGPEGGEGGGRVIATGTPEAVAKAKGSHTGRYLARMLG; from the coding sequence ATGTCCACGAAATCAGTTCCACGCCGGGTTCGAGCCTCGGAGCCGTCACAATCGAGCGCCGAATCTGCTTCGGACGGCGTCGTCGAAGCCAAGCCTGTGAGTCGCCGCGCGATGCCCGAATCCAGAACGAAGGCACGTCCCGACTCCAAATCGATCGTCGTGCGTGGCGCGCGCGAGCACAACCTCAAGAACATCGACGTCACCATCCCACGCGATCAACTCGTCGTCATCACGGGCCTCTCGGGGAGCGGCAAGAGCAGCCTCGCGTTCGACACGATCTTCGCCGAGGGCCAGCGCAAGTACATGGAGTCGCTCTCTGCGTACGCGCGCCAGTTTCTGGAACAACTGAAGAAGCCTGATGTGGACGAGGTCGAGGGCGTGCCGCCGACGATCGCGATCGAGCAGCGGTCCGGGACGGGCACGCCGCGATCCACCGTCGCGACGACGACGGAGATCTACGACTATCTCCGCCTGCTCTTCGCCCGCTGCGGGCGCCCGCACTCATGGGCTGTGACGAAGGCGAAGAAGGATGGCACGCCGACCGCGCGATCGGGCGTGCCCATCAGCGCGACATCCTCGACGCAGATCGTTGATTCGTTGGTGGCCCGCCTCGCCGAGTCGGGCGGCTCTGCTTCGGGAGTTACAAAGACCCGCCTCGGAGAGGCGGGCCACCAGGGCACGCGCCTCATGATCCTCGCCCCGGTCGTCCGCGGCAAGAAGGGCTTCCACCGCGAGGTGCTCGAGGAACTCACGCAGCAGGGCTGGACCCGCGCGCGCGTCAACGCCGCGATCGTCGATCTCCGCGACGTGCTCAAGGAGCCGGGCGAGAACCCGCTGAATCTCGGGCGCTACGAGAAACACACCATCGAGGCCGTCGTCGATCGACTCTCGATGGACGCGTCACCCGATGCGGGTTCACGCCAGCGACTTGCCGAGTCGATCGAGGCGGCCCTCCGTCTCGGCGAGGGCGGCGTGGTCACGGTGTCGATGGAATCGCCGGGCGCCAAAGGTGCCGAGTGGCGCGACACGACGTATTCGACGCGCTTCGCCGATCCCGATCATCCCGAGGTCGCCCTCGAAGAACTCGCGCCGCGGCTCTTCTCGTTCAACTCGCCCTTCGGCGCCTGCCCCACGTGCAACGGGCTCGGGACGGCTGTCGAGTTCGACGAATCGCTCATCGTCCCCGACAACTCGGTTCTCCTGAACGAGGGCGCGATTGCGCCCTGGAACAAGAACGGCGCGTGGCGAGGCTGGTTCAACCGCAAACTCCGGAAGTTCTGTGCCCAGTTCGGCGGCTCGATGCAACGCCCCATCGGCGACCTCACCAAAGACCAGCGCCAGATCCTGCTCTATGGCGAGCCGGACGCCGCGGGGGGCGGTGCCAAGCCGAGGAAGCAGAGCTGGGGGAAACGCAAGAAGAACTGGCCCGGTGTCATCCCCGAAATCTCGGAGTGGTGGAAGACGAGTGAGTCGGACAACGTGAAAGAGTTCTTGGGGCGATTCCTCTCCCAGAAACCCTGCGCCTCGTGCCTGGGTGACCGTCTGAAGATCGAGGCGTTGCACGTGCTGCTCGCGAGCACGCACAAGGCCGACATGAAGAAGGCCGCATCGGAAGCCGTCATCGGTCGCCCGAAGCACGACGGCACGATGCTCAACATAGCCGAACTCTCGCGCCTCACGATCCCCGACGCCGCGGAGTTCCTCGAACGCGTCGTCCTGAGCGAAGAGCAATCCAAGATCGCCGAGCCGATCCTCAAGGAGATCAATAACCGCCTCCGCTTCCTCCGCGGCGTGGGTCTCGAGTATCTCTCCCTCGATCGACGCACCGCCACGCTCTCCGGCGGCGAGGCGCAGCGCATCCGCCTCGCCTCACAGGTCGGCAGCGGCCTCGTCGGCGCGTGCTACGTCCTCGATGAGCCGACCATCGGCCTGCACCAGCGCGACAACGACCGCCTCATCGCCACACTCCGCCATCTCGCCGACATCGGAAACACCGTCCTCGTCGTCGAGCATGACGAGGACATGATCCGGGCCGCGGACCACGTGCTCGACATCGGCCCTGGTCCCGGCGTGCACGGCGGGCGCGTCGTCGCGCAGGGCACCATCGAGGAAATCTGCGAGACCGAAGGCTCGTTCACGGGCGACTATCTCTCCGGACGCAAATCGATCGACGTGCCCAAATCGCGACGCGATGTGTCGGAATCCAAAGCCGTCGTCGTCAAGGGCGCGAGCGAGAACAACCTCAAGGGGATCGACGTCGCCTTCCCGCTCGGCGGCCTCGTCTGCGTCACGGGCGTCTCCGGCTCGGGCAAGTCCACCCTCGTCACCGACATCCTGCTGCAATCTGCGCGCAAGCACATCACCGGCTCGCGCGTCACGCCCGGCAAGCACAAGTCCGTGAAATGGCCCAAATCGCTCGACCGCGTCATCGAGGTCGATCAGACACCCATCGGCCGCACGCCCCGCTCCAACCCCGCGACCTACACCGGCATCTTCGACGAGATCCGCAAGGTCTTCGTCACGACCAAGGAAGCCAAGATCCGCGGCTACAAGCCCGGGCGATTCTCCTTCAACGTCCCCTCCACTCGCGGCGGCGGGCGCTGCGAGGCCTGCCAGGGTCAGGGCCTCAAGAAGATCGAGATGCACTTCCTCCCCGATGTCTACGTCGAGTGCGAGGTCTGTCGCGGCAAGCGCTACAACCGCGAGACGCTCGAGGTGAAGTATCGCGGGCAGTCGATCGCCGACGTGCTCGACATGACGGTGGAAAAGGCCGTCGGCTTCTTCGAGAACCACCCGAAGATCGCCCGGTTCCTGAAGTGCCTCCACGATGTCGGACTCGATTACCTGCAACTCGGCCAGCCCAGCACGACGCTCTCGGGGGGCGAGGCCCAGCGCATCAAACTCGCGTCAGAACTCGGCAAGACCGCCGGCGCGTACGCCGCCGTGGCCCTGACCTCATCCGACACCGACACAGACGACGCCGACGCACACGACTCGGGATCCGATGACGCCGACCTCATCGAACTCGAATCCGACGACGAGGAATCCACGCCGACGCGTTCCCGCCTGCCGCGTGCGGGGTCGAGCGGCTCGACGCTCTACATCCTCGACGAGCCGACGACGGGACTGCACTTTGAGGACATCCGCAAACTCGTCGAGGTCTTCGACCGCCTCGCCGACGCGGGCAACACCCTCGTCGTCATCGAGCACAACCTCGACGTGATCAAGCGGGCCGACTGGCTCATCGACCTCGGGCCCGAGGGCGGCGAGGGCGGTGGGCGCGTCATCGCGACGGGCACCCCCGAGGCCGTCGCAAAGGCGAAGGGCTCGCACACGGGGCGGTATCTGGCGCGGATGCTGGGCTAA
- a CDS encoding prepilin-type N-terminal cleavage/methylation domain-containing protein gives MDRNESVCRWLSRVIRGERGRRGFTLIELLVVIAIIALLISLLLPALKKARIRAQILISLSNARQITGAAMTYREDYKGFMPMTLSYRPFPVVGNYRPQTKRQRSDMNEHLDVLGWSTWSFGGGNGHGYWLGQAARAFDVHAADRPMNPYIYPDVSFTAPANMQAFAANDPQRSALRLGVFRDPGDKLSQQHTPFPRGCDEFLSCYYCTGSSYHFNAKWWNQPEVVTYRASQGARGFMNSFYFGARVLQKSDSFIPSRMVWLNDQNTDLVVNNTNTNYKLRNGFDDINRGVLGFMDGHASYLPVFPGSTASTFINENYSMWFEGIRP, from the coding sequence ATGGATCGAAACGAATCGGTGTGCCGTTGGCTGAGTCGAGTGATCCGCGGCGAGCGAGGCCGACGGGGCTTCACTCTGATTGAGTTGCTCGTGGTCATCGCGATCATCGCGCTCTTGATCTCGTTGCTCTTGCCGGCGCTCAAGAAGGCGAGGATTCGGGCGCAGATTCTGATTTCGCTCAGTAATGCGCGTCAGATTACTGGTGCCGCGATGACCTATCGCGAGGACTACAAGGGCTTCATGCCCATGACGCTCAGTTATCGCCCATTTCCGGTCGTGGGGAACTATCGCCCCCAGACCAAGCGGCAGCGATCGGATATGAACGAGCACCTCGACGTGCTGGGTTGGTCCACGTGGTCGTTCGGTGGAGGGAACGGGCACGGATACTGGCTCGGTCAAGCGGCCCGCGCGTTCGACGTGCATGCCGCCGATCGCCCGATGAATCCCTATATCTATCCCGATGTCTCGTTCACCGCACCGGCGAATATGCAAGCCTTTGCCGCGAACGATCCGCAGCGGTCGGCGCTTCGTCTGGGTGTCTTCAGGGATCCCGGGGACAAGTTGAGCCAGCAGCACACGCCGTTCCCGCGCGGGTGTGACGAGTTTCTCTCGTGTTACTACTGCACGGGCTCGAGTTACCATTTCAATGCGAAATGGTGGAATCAGCCCGAGGTCGTCACCTATCGCGCCTCTCAGGGAGCACGCGGATTCATGAACTCGTTCTACTTCGGGGCCCGGGTGCTCCAAAAGTCAGACTCGTTCATCCCCTCGCGAATGGTCTGGCTCAATGACCAGAACACCGACCTCGTTGTGAACAATACGAACACGAACTACAAGCTCCGCAACGGTTTCGATGACATCAATCGCGGTGTGCTCGGGTTCATGGATGGGCACGCGAGCTATCTGCCCGTTTTTCCGGGTAGCACGGCCTCAACGTTCATCAACGAGAACTACTCCATGTGGTTCGAGGGAATCCGCCCGTGA
- the elbB gene encoding isoprenoid biosynthesis glyoxalase ElbB has product MRHEPQSRVAVILAGCGRADGSEIHESVCVLVHLDRLGIAYRCFAPDLDQPEVIDHVSGRPMPPGTSRRNMLVEAARIARGEIDPIDRLHARDYAGVVFPGGFGAAKNLCNFASKGSGCTAIPQVERVIKEFHAARKPIAMCCIAPVLAARVLGSATGGPGCRVTVGAEGDAAIAVREMGATNIEKVVTESLVDEKNLLVTSPAYMCETGPHGVFVGIGSMIEEFARLLASSPAAPMHR; this is encoded by the coding sequence ATGCGACATGAGCCGCAATCTCGCGTGGCCGTGATCCTTGCCGGCTGTGGCCGGGCTGACGGGAGCGAAATTCACGAGTCGGTGTGCGTGCTAGTGCATCTGGATCGGCTTGGGATCGCGTATCGGTGTTTCGCGCCGGATCTGGATCAGCCCGAGGTGATCGATCATGTCAGCGGTAGGCCCATGCCGCCGGGGACTTCGAGGCGGAACATGCTGGTCGAGGCCGCCCGCATCGCGCGGGGCGAGATCGACCCGATCGATAGGCTGCACGCGCGTGACTATGCAGGCGTGGTCTTCCCGGGTGGATTTGGAGCGGCGAAGAACCTCTGCAACTTTGCGAGCAAAGGCTCTGGTTGCACAGCAATCCCGCAGGTCGAGCGCGTCATCAAGGAGTTCCATGCCGCGCGGAAGCCGATCGCGATGTGCTGCATCGCACCGGTGCTCGCGGCACGCGTGCTCGGGTCGGCGACGGGCGGGCCGGGGTGCCGCGTGACGGTTGGCGCCGAGGGAGATGCGGCGATCGCGGTCCGCGAGATGGGTGCAACGAATATCGAGAAGGTTGTGACCGAATCTCTGGTGGACGAGAAGAACCTGCTGGTGACGTCGCCCGCGTATATGTGTGAGACTGGGCCGCATGGCGTGTTCGTGGGGATCGGCTCGATGATCGAGGAGTTCGCGAGGCTGCTTGCGAGTTCGCCCGCGGCTCCTATGCATCGCTGA
- a CDS encoding UvrD-helicase domain-containing protein — translation MTEPRMELLEGLTEAQRSAVTHTEGPLLVLAAAGSGKTRVITRRIAYLVSLGVPAWSILAVTFTNKAAGEMRERVRAILGDDPRVMRGMTVSTFHALGARLLRRFADRAGLAPDFAIYDASDQQSLCKRVIADVGLSTSNFPPRAVLSAISTAKNALQDENAYAARATDFSSKNIAKVYKAYAAALRKAGAVDFDDLLLKTAMMLKNDREAREEIGRRWSYLLIDEYQDTNAAQFEIAAAIAEAGASEGRTPNICVVGDPDQAIYGWRGADISNILEFERHFPGTRVVTLGENFRSTAPILAAADTLIRNNKRRKHKDLFTTRPGGERIECVLCRDERHEASLVVDWLKARRDVGDGESVLPWNEMAVFYRTNALSRVLEDALRTEGVPYTIARGTAFYEREEVKSALAYLRVLANQADDVSLLRIVNTPARGIGDAAMKHVQQFASEQQTTLFEALRRAREVAALSTRAASGIEKFVAMVDSWTGNGTFFAEGAGTGESAGSLGDLVERVVQESGLMAMYKAQAAASKSDSDEQRLDNLDELIGSAREFEDSYDPADDPAFFEASLVEPGEKGGGENASVSSNATPPLLAMLRAYLERVALVADADAVDPSQGSVTLMTLHAAKGLEFACVAMVGLEEGTLPHSRAFESEAELEEERRLCFVGITRARRRLHITSAKYRAVRGFAERTIPSRFLSELPREHVTFSDQSDAFDDLEQSGWFDGVPTRKAGVGGGTGGSGPGRPGSTGTSRSTSGARRSAGGVSVGSKVSHPQFGVGVVKSVSGGAQARAVIEFKGVGTKTLVLEYARLTVVS, via the coding sequence GTGACAGAACCACGGATGGAGTTGCTGGAAGGTCTGACGGAGGCGCAGCGGTCGGCGGTGACGCACACCGAGGGCCCATTGCTCGTGCTGGCCGCCGCGGGGAGCGGGAAGACGCGCGTCATCACCCGCCGGATCGCGTATCTCGTTTCGTTGGGCGTGCCCGCGTGGTCGATCCTCGCAGTGACGTTTACGAACAAGGCCGCGGGCGAGATGCGTGAGCGTGTGCGGGCGATCCTGGGCGATGATCCGCGCGTGATGCGAGGAATGACGGTCTCGACGTTCCACGCGCTGGGGGCGAGGCTCCTGCGGCGATTCGCGGATCGCGCGGGGCTGGCGCCGGACTTTGCGATCTACGACGCGTCGGACCAGCAGTCGCTGTGCAAACGCGTGATCGCGGATGTGGGACTCTCGACGAGCAACTTCCCACCCCGCGCGGTCCTCTCGGCGATCAGCACGGCGAAGAATGCTTTGCAGGACGAGAATGCCTATGCCGCCAGGGCCACGGACTTCTCATCGAAGAACATCGCGAAGGTGTACAAGGCGTACGCGGCGGCGCTGCGCAAAGCCGGAGCCGTGGACTTTGACGATCTCCTCCTCAAAACAGCGATGATGCTCAAGAACGATCGCGAGGCGCGCGAGGAGATCGGGCGTCGCTGGTCGTACCTGCTGATCGACGAGTATCAGGACACGAACGCCGCCCAGTTCGAGATTGCGGCAGCGATCGCCGAGGCGGGCGCGAGCGAGGGTCGCACGCCCAACATCTGTGTCGTGGGTGATCCGGACCAGGCGATCTATGGCTGGCGCGGGGCCGACATCAGCAATATCCTCGAGTTCGAGCGGCACTTCCCCGGCACGCGCGTCGTCACGCTGGGCGAGAACTTTCGCTCGACGGCCCCGATCCTCGCCGCCGCCGACACGCTCATCCGCAACAACAAGCGCCGCAAGCACAAGGACCTCTTCACGACACGCCCCGGCGGCGAGCGGATCGAGTGCGTGCTCTGCCGCGATGAACGCCACGAGGCCTCGCTCGTCGTTGACTGGCTCAAGGCCCGGCGCGATGTCGGTGATGGCGAGAGTGTCCTTCCCTGGAACGAGATGGCGGTCTTCTATCGCACGAACGCGCTCAGCCGTGTGCTCGAGGACGCGCTCCGCACTGAGGGCGTGCCGTACACCATCGCCCGGGGTACGGCGTTCTATGAGCGAGAGGAAGTCAAGAGTGCGCTGGCGTACCTGCGTGTACTCGCGAACCAGGCCGACGACGTCTCGCTGCTACGGATCGTGAACACGCCGGCGCGGGGCATCGGTGACGCGGCGATGAAGCACGTGCAACAGTTCGCGAGCGAACAGCAGACGACGCTCTTCGAGGCGCTGCGGCGGGCGCGAGAAGTCGCGGCCCTCTCGACGCGCGCGGCTTCGGGCATCGAGAAGTTCGTCGCGATGGTGGACTCGTGGACGGGCAATGGGACGTTCTTCGCGGAAGGGGCAGGAACGGGCGAGTCTGCAGGATCGCTTGGCGATCTCGTCGAGCGTGTCGTGCAGGAATCGGGCCTGATGGCGATGTACAAGGCGCAGGCCGCCGCGAGCAAGAGTGACTCCGACGAGCAGCGGCTGGACAACCTCGACGAACTCATCGGCTCGGCCCGTGAGTTCGAGGACTCGTACGACCCGGCGGACGATCCAGCGTTCTTCGAGGCGTCGCTGGTTGAGCCGGGCGAGAAAGGTGGGGGCGAGAATGCGAGTGTGTCATCGAACGCCACCCCGCCACTGCTCGCGATGCTTCGGGCGTATCTGGAGCGTGTCGCGCTTGTTGCCGATGCCGACGCGGTGGATCCGTCGCAGGGGAGCGTGACGCTGATGACGCTGCACGCGGCGAAGGGGCTGGAGTTCGCGTGCGTTGCGATGGTTGGGCTGGAGGAAGGGACGCTGCCGCATTCTCGCGCGTTTGAGAGCGAGGCGGAACTCGAGGAGGAACGCCGTCTGTGCTTTGTGGGGATCACGCGGGCGCGTCGGCGCCTGCATATCACCTCGGCGAAATATCGTGCCGTGCGAGGCTTCGCGGAGCGGACGATTCCCAGCCGATTCCTCTCGGAACTGCCCAGGGAGCACGTGACCTTCAGCGACCAGAGCGACGCGTTTGATGACCTCGAGCAGAGCGGCTGGTTCGACGGCGTGCCGACGCGAAAGGCCGGGGTGGGGGGCGGCACCGGAGGGAGCGGGCCAGGCCGGCCCGGTTCCACGGGAACATCTCGGTCGACGAGCGGTGCGCGTCGCAGCGCCGGCGGCGTATCGGTCGGCTCGAAGGTCAGCCACCCGCAGTTCGGTGTCGGCGTCGTGAAGTCGGTCTCGGGCGGGGCTCAGGCGAGGGCCGTCATCGAGTTCAAGGGCGTGGGGACGAAGACGCTGGTGCTGGAGTACGCGCGGCTGACGGTTGTGTCGTGA
- a CDS encoding serine/threonine protein kinase: MSNAEQHHEPQRDLGRDPGKTAPLDPRATGVASAVSHGSTGPVVSPEEVQAELAKNGTNVDTQLGRLVIDQGLATPEEVQHCLTQSKSLAEERNQRSLAELLINNSYVTQRQIDRLKEILAAERSGQKIPGYKVLGKLGAGAMATVFKAKQLSLDREVAIKVLPRKFSSNPQFIERFYAEGRSAAQLNHPNIVQAFDVGKAGDYHYFVMEFVDGNTVYDEIVKNKKYSESDAIDIVIQITEALQHAHAKGLIHRDVKPKNIMITRTGVAKLADMGLARAISDREMAEAEQGKAFGTPYYISPEQIRGEVNIGPPADIYSLGATLYHMVTGSVPFDGKNPSAVMHKHLKADLVAPDHVNPRLSAGISEVIERMMARSPKARYQNCADLLVDLRALREGKSPPIAHKDFGEADLASLVKAEAAAAPGEIAISEPDVPMVRRSLAIALIVALALSLIGNIVLMFR; the protein is encoded by the coding sequence ATGAGCAACGCGGAACAACATCACGAGCCTCAGCGCGACCTCGGACGCGATCCCGGGAAGACCGCGCCTCTCGATCCGCGCGCCACGGGCGTCGCGAGCGCCGTCAGCCATGGCTCAACGGGGCCGGTCGTCTCGCCCGAAGAGGTCCAGGCCGAACTCGCAAAGAACGGCACGAACGTCGACACGCAACTCGGCCGTCTCGTCATCGACCAGGGCCTCGCGACACCCGAGGAAGTCCAGCACTGCCTCACGCAATCGAAGTCACTCGCCGAGGAGCGCAACCAGCGCTCGCTCGCCGAACTGCTCATCAACAACTCGTACGTCACGCAGCGCCAGATCGATCGGCTGAAGGAGATCCTCGCCGCCGAGCGCAGCGGGCAGAAGATCCCCGGGTACAAGGTGCTGGGGAAACTCGGTGCTGGCGCGATGGCGACGGTCTTCAAGGCCAAGCAACTCAGCCTCGATCGTGAGGTCGCGATCAAGGTCCTCCCGCGGAAGTTCTCGAGCAATCCGCAGTTCATCGAGCGGTTCTACGCCGAGGGACGCTCGGCCGCCCAACTCAACCACCCCAACATCGTGCAGGCCTTCGACGTCGGCAAGGCCGGCGATTACCACTACTTCGTGATGGAGTTCGTCGACGGCAACACCGTCTACGACGAGATCGTCAAGAACAAGAAGTACAGCGAGTCCGACGCGATCGACATCGTGATCCAGATCACCGAGGCGTTGCAGCACGCCCACGCCAAGGGCCTCATCCACCGCGACGTGAAGCCCAAGAACATCATGATCACCAGGACGGGCGTCGCGAAACTCGCCGACATGGGCCTCGCCCGGGCCATCTCCGACCGCGAGATGGCCGAGGCCGAGCAGGGAAAGGCCTTCGGCACGCCCTACTACATCAGCCCCGAGCAGATTCGAGGCGAGGTGAACATCGGCCCCCCCGCGGACATCTACTCCCTCGGCGCCACGCTCTACCACATGGTGACCGGCTCGGTCCCCTTCGACGGCAAGAACCCCTCCGCCGTCATGCACAAGCACCTCAAGGCCGACCTCGTCGCCCCAGACCACGTCAATCCCCGTCTCTCGGCAGGAATCTCCGAGGTCATCGAGCGGATGATGGCCCGTTCGCCCAAGGCCCGCTACCAGAACTGTGCCGACCTGCTCGTCGATCTTCGGGCGCTCCGCGAGGGAAAATCACCCCCGATCGCCCACAAGGACTTCGGCGAGGCCGACCTCGCGTCGCTCGTCAAGGCCGAGGCCGCGGCCGCCCCGGGCGAGATCGCGATTTCTGAGCCGGACGTCCCCATGGTCCGCCGATCCCTCGCGATTGCGCTCATAGTTGCCCTGGCCTTGAGCCTGATCGGGAACATCGTGCTGATGTTCCGTTAG